One Candidatus Symbiobacter mobilis CR genomic window, ATTGGCGAGGAAGAACGGCAGGGTGGCACCGGGTCGATTCCACCAGGATGCAAGGGGTTGCAGCGCAGAATTCGCCGTATCCCAAGCCAGCTTCCCCGAACGGCACCATGCCGTTCCAGCGCTGTGATCGCGTAGGCCGAACAAGTCGGCTCGAACCGGCAACTCGAACCCAGCCAGGGGCTGCAAAGCAATTGGTATAGACGAACGACAGAGACCAGCAGGCGAGTCATGAGGCTACGGCACGAGGGGGGCCACGGGAACGGCCACACGCTTGCGCCGTGCCAGATCGATCTTTGCTGCAGCCTTTGCAGCGAGTACGAACAATGCCTGTAACTCCTTGCGCGCTGTGCATCGAAGAGCCTGCGAAGTGGCGCTGGGGAACAGGGTGCGGTCGAATTCCCTGCGCAGGCGCACTACGCAAGCCCAAGCACCCAAAGCCAATGCAAAATCATCCCCGACGGAGTAAATCTGTCTGCGCAATGCATTGCGGGTGACGGCACGGCGCGCGCAACGTTTGGGCAGCACCACTCCGAGCAAATGCTCGAACAGTATTGCGTCTGGCGGGGTACCCGCCGGGGGGATGACCAAACCCGGTGTCGATGCCGGAATGCCGTGTACCACGAAATGCTGCGTCGCCGCCAGCACCTTGCCGTGTAGCACTGCCTGAAACTGTCGCTGGGCAGTGAGGTGTTTCACGCAAGGCATCAGATCGCAGCCAAGGCGCAGCGGCGGTTCGACAGGCGGCTCGAAGTCCACAGGCAGCCCCACAAGGCGGCCCAAAAGGTGGCCTGTAGTCGCAGCGTCAGACGGCGAGGCGTTTGCGCCCCTTGGCGCGCCGGGCGTTGATGACGGCGCGGCCAGAATGGGTGCGCATCCGA contains:
- a CDS encoding ribonuclease P protein component, with amino-acid sequence MKHLTAQRQFQAVLHGKVLAATQHFVVHGIPASTPGLVIPPAGTPPDAILFEHLLGVVLPKRCARRAVTRNALRRQIYSVGDDFALALGAWACVVRLRREFDRTLFPSATSQALRCTARKELQALFVLAAKAAAKIDLARRKRVAVPVAPLVP
- the yidD gene encoding membrane protein insertion efficiency factor YidD, which produces MTRLLVSVVRLYQLLCSPWLGSSCRFEPTCSAYAITALERHGAVRGSWLGIRRILRCNPLHPGGIDPVPPCRSSSPISAAWPTENSHE
- the rpmH gene encoding 50S ribosomal protein L34, whose protein sequence is MKRTYQPSKIRRARTHGFRVRMRTHSGRAVINARRAKGRKRLAV